The sequence below is a genomic window from Humulus lupulus chromosome 3, drHumLupu1.1, whole genome shotgun sequence.
TGAAAATTCAAAGTCCTTAAAACATCGGGTTCCTTTATACGTTAGTTCGATTGCAAAGAACATTGCTCTtattgatccatctcctagagcgagTGTTAATATGGAAAATCATAATCAATCATGCACGACTATTCCACAAACAGCTACTGGGCCAAGTGTATGCATGGGAGGTCCTAGTCATAATGAAACTTTTTTTCCCCCAACAAATCTCCCGCATGATGATGGGTATGAGTATGAgccttatgtcaatgacgatccagttgccctttttggtgatgatgatgaaagagttGAGGGGTGCAGTAGTTCTGATGATAACTCAGAGGATCAGTTGTCGATGCTACATGTGGTTCAAGTAGATAATTTAAATGTACGACCATTTCCAAGTCGTCAAGAAAGCCAAGGACGGAGGACTGCTGGATCAGAGAGCAGTCGTCCAACTACACAAGATGATGgaaatagatggagttctccagcgtatactgctgaagatataccatgcccctcttatgttatccccacgttatctggggtgagttgtggagtaatagaagttgggaaagtttttgagaacaagttagagttgaagacgaaggcacacttgtatgcaatgaagcagaacttcgagtttgtggtgaagaagtcaggtactgaagtttggtatatcacttgcaaggatcctgattgtgggtggagattgagggggaagagaattcctaaatctgatatgttcgagataactcgtttcaccaacaaacacacttgctcacttgacctccgacataaaggccatcgccaagctgcaccttgggttattggtcattgcataaagaaaaaatatcagactggatcgaatgcgtacatggcaaacaacataagagaggacattaagaatgattatggcattgagttgtcatatggaaaagcttggagatgccgagagaaggctctttcttatgtcagagggacactggAAGCATCCTACCAGAAGTTACCATCGTACCTGTTCATGCTTCAACAGAAAAATCCCGGGACGTTGACAGATTTTGTCACTGAGGAAGATCGATTCAAATATTGCTTTTTCTCACTCAGAGTTAGTAGAAGAGGGTTTCGTACATGTCGTCCTGTGTTATGTGTGGACGGTACCTTTTTAAAGACAAAATACGGTGGGCAGATGTTATGTGCAGTCGCGCTGGATGCAAATAACCATCTATATCCATTTGCATTTGGTATTGTGGATAGTGAGAATCatgattcttggaagtatttcatgtcaaAGATAAAAGAAGTGATTGGGGAAGTCGAGGACCTGACGTTTGTATCTGACAGGCATGCAAGTATTACACATGCCTTGGAAACTATTTTCCCCGATGCCTATCACGGTgcttgctaccaccacattagtaTGAATGTGGTTGCTAAATTCTAGACTGATCCTTGTCATGTGTTGATGTATAATGCGGCATATGTTTTTAGGAAATTCGAGTTCCACGCTAACTtcgaaaaaatcaaatcaaaagacccagccattgctcaatacctagaaggaatgggttttgataagtggtcccgtgcttactttcctggaaataggtatgtcattgtcaattgtattttaatttatgaaatcttCTAAATGTATGTTACTATTAAATTTTAGTTTTCCTGGATACTAGgtataatataatgacaagcaattacgctgaaagtttcaacaataagACCCGGGACGCTAGGAGCTTTCCGATAACTACATTCGTCGAATTTATTCGCTTCACACTACAGTCCTGGTTCTGTAATAGGAGAGAAACTAGCGAGAAGACAACTACCACTCTTGCACCGACCTATGAGAAAAATTTGGTGGATATGGCTGAGAAAGCTCGATTCTTGATTCCTTATGCAATAGGGAGGCATGAGTTCCGTGTGTTAGATGGTGAGCTGAATGGTGAAGTCGACCTCCTGAATAAGACATGCACATGCGGCGTGTTTCAGATTATTGGTATCCCATGTGCTCATGCACTATCTGGATCCCTTAAGCGAGGGGTGAACTTTTATTCGTTGTGTTCAGATTACTATAAAATTGAGACATGGAGGTCCTCTTACATAGAATCTATATATCCTACTGGTAACGAGCAAAAGAGTGGATTGTTCCACATGACATTATGACAATAACAGTGAGAACACCTGCGCAGAAAAACCCGgttggtcgtccaaagaagaaacaaggtaggcCTAAGACGAAACGCCATCCTTCCAATGGAGATAAATTGGTTGTTCCACGCAAGTGCAGCACTTGTGGAGGTCTATGCCATAATAGGGCAACTTGTAAAGTTCGTGTTTGAAATTTATGGCATCAATGTTAAACTTTTTATTTGGGTACTAATGGTCTTTGTtactctttttatttgtgtattgatggactttgttactctttttatttgtgtattaatggactttgttactctttatatttgtgtattaatggactTTGTTAATCGAAACGACATTTTTTATATACAATACTAAGGAGAAATATACTATTGTGTGTCATCGAAATCAAAATAAATGTTCTAACATCAAGGCTACACATTCTCATAAAAAATGTCGATGCATAATTTATCCCTGAAGTACTGAATGTTGTCCTCGATGGCATATGATAAGGGAATGTTTCCAAGAATGAACTCCAAGTGTTTGATGGCGAATACACCGCAATCTCCGCTGAAACCAAGAAATCTTTATTGTGAGTGTATTGAAAATTAAAGGAGAACATtattgaaaatctgaatttagtacgTCTACCTGGTTCTAGACTGTGGGACAATATCAGTGGACATGCGCCGCCAATCAAAGTTTGGAACAGTGATCTTCGGTCTAGCTATTTTCAACTTGGGGTGTCCTTTAAACATACCAGAAGCGTTGAGTAAAGATGGAAGCATCCTAGTCCAAGGCTCCATCAACTCAGACAACTTATTATGGCTAAAGTTAGAATGATCTGAGCCAAATACAGTGATTATCCAATCAGCGAAATTTATTTCGCAAAGGACCCAGTGCCGATTTTCCATGCACCAGTGGAAGTAGACCTCGTTGCAATCACCCCAAGGCTTCTTGTACTTTTTGGCATCTCCTTTCAGGAAATCAAGAATGTCCGAGTCCCATTGGTAAGTCCTGCCATTTTTCTTGAATTCCTCGTATCTGGCAGGAATATATTTTGCAAATGATGAATCAAGTACGGTGGCTTTCACGGGGTACGTCTTCGGCAACTCAAAAAGACGTCTCCGTATAAGATAATTCGCAGCGTCGAGATGCTGCAAATAAATAGAGTAAG
It includes:
- the LOC133821762 gene encoding uncharacterized protein LOC133821762, which codes for MYNAAYVFRKFEFHANFEKIKSKDPAIAQYLEGMGFDKWSRAYFPGNRYNIMTSNYAESFNNKTRDARSFPITTFVEFIRFTLQSWFCNRRETSEKTTTTLAPTYEKNLVDMAEKARFLIPYAIGRHEFRVLDGELNGEVDLLNKTCTCGVFQIIGIPCAHALSGSLKRGVNFYSLCSDYYKIETWRSSYIESIYPTGNEQKSGLFHMTL